A genome region from Panicum virgatum strain AP13 chromosome 4K, P.virgatum_v5, whole genome shotgun sequence includes the following:
- the LOC120704184 gene encoding uncharacterized protein LOC120704184 isoform X2 translates to MRRCAAAIARAVVAFLDAVLVGCLLSCFRPRPRRGSGSSDALVHGDRAAELTDGGGCDEEEELRLEANYLKLCGTISETPAELQTECDNMPTAVAATNWASLFETTSEGCEENHAPSELSIEDTQHLPGVELVPDAAFLGKSLFQNMQHKQADCSGSPFATPLVLRDDMQTPGTIYTSQRGASMSGKRVHIRKQFVYPVLRPIENRLQQMEVTEDSSPSPPSNPPKRKNLEVDSVKKPKQAYSTSVVKSGLSETSSSFSRQVKEALSPEELLDSGELSNTKSGEKNAAFSLCHWVKSSSTTDVKNQGNVKGAAGDQSYDECSFPTERPGFNASDLGWDIENPTPGLPKTWDGNGIPNTITRYKEDQRVSWHTTPFEERLLKVLSDEEHRPPRKVVRGKLFHLEKKAE, encoded by the exons ATGCgccggtgcgcggcggcgatcgCGAGGGCGGTGGTGGCGTTCCTCGACGCCGTCCTCGTGGGCTGCCTCCTCTCGTGCTtccgcccgcgcccccgccgcggctccggctccagc GATGCGCTCGTGCACGGGGATCGGGCCGCGGAGTTGACTGATGGTGGTGGCTGTGATGAGGAGGAGGAACTTAGGCTCGAG GCCAATTACCTCAAGTTATGTGGCACTATATCTGAAACTCCAGCTGAGCTTCAAACTGAG TGTGATAACATGCCAACCGCTGTAGCAGCAACCAACTGGGCATCACTATTTGAAACTACATCTGAAGG ATGTGAGGAGAATCATGCACCGTCTGAACTGAGCATTGAAGATACCCAGCATCTTCCGGGAGTTGAATTAGTTCCTGATGCAGCTTTCTTGGGAAAGAGCCTGTTTCAGAACATGCAACACAAGCAGGCTGATTGTAGTGGTTCACCCTTTGCAACTCCTTTAGTTCTCAGGGATGATATGCAGACCCCTGGAACAATCTATACTTCACAAAGAGGGGCTTCTATGTCTGGAAAGCGTGTGCACATCCGGAAACAGTTCGTCTACCCGGTCTTGAGACCGATCGAGAACAGACTTCAGCAGATGGAAGTGACAGAAGATTCTTCACCATCGCCGCCATCCAATCCCCCCAAAAGGAAAAACCTGGAAGTAGATTCTGTCAAGAAGCCAAAGCAAGCATATTCAACTTCAGTGGTTAAATCAGGTTTGTCCGAAACATCATCATCATTTTCACGCCAGGTAAAAGAAGCACTCTCTCCTGAGGAGTTATTGGATAGCGGAGAACTATCAAATACCAAGTCAGGTGAAAAGAATGCTGCATTTAGCCTGTGCCACTGGGTGAAATCTTCCTCCACTACAGATGTTAAGAACCAAGGTAATGTTAAGGGTGCAGCAGGCGATCAATCATATGATGAGTGCAGCTTTCCAACGGAGAGACCTGGCTTCAATGCTTCTGATCTTGGGTGGGATATTGAGAATCCTACTCCTGGGTTACCCAAGACATGGGATGGCAATGGTATTCCCAACACAATCACCAGATACAAGGAG GATCAAAGGGTTAGTTGGCACACCACACCGTTCGAGGAAAGGCTACTGAAGGTGTTATCTGACGAGGAGCATCGCCCTCCAAG GAAAGTGGTCCGTGGAAAGTTGTTCCATCTGGAGAAGAAAGCCGAATAG
- the LOC120704184 gene encoding protein JASON-like isoform X3 has product MRRCAAAIARAVVAFLDAVLVGCLLSCFRPRPRRGSGSSDALVHGDRAAELTDGGGCDEEEELRLEANYLKLCGTISETPAELQTECDNMPTAVAATNWASLFETTSEGCEENHAPSELSIEDTQHLPGVELVPDAAFLGKSLFQNMQHKQADCSGSPFATPLVLRDDMQTPGTIYTSQRGASMSGKRVHIRKQFVYPVLRPIENRLQQMEVTEDSSPSPPSNPPKRKNLEVDSVKKPKQAYSTSVVKSDVKNQGNVKGAAGDQSYDECSFPTERPGFNASDLGWDIENPTPGLPKTWDGNGIPNTITRYKEDQRVSWHTTPFEERLLKVLSDEEHRPPRSSSCLSNLFFSCTMEP; this is encoded by the exons ATGCgccggtgcgcggcggcgatcgCGAGGGCGGTGGTGGCGTTCCTCGACGCCGTCCTCGTGGGCTGCCTCCTCTCGTGCTtccgcccgcgcccccgccgcggctccggctccagc GATGCGCTCGTGCACGGGGATCGGGCCGCGGAGTTGACTGATGGTGGTGGCTGTGATGAGGAGGAGGAACTTAGGCTCGAG GCCAATTACCTCAAGTTATGTGGCACTATATCTGAAACTCCAGCTGAGCTTCAAACTGAG TGTGATAACATGCCAACCGCTGTAGCAGCAACCAACTGGGCATCACTATTTGAAACTACATCTGAAGG ATGTGAGGAGAATCATGCACCGTCTGAACTGAGCATTGAAGATACCCAGCATCTTCCGGGAGTTGAATTAGTTCCTGATGCAGCTTTCTTGGGAAAGAGCCTGTTTCAGAACATGCAACACAAGCAGGCTGATTGTAGTGGTTCACCCTTTGCAACTCCTTTAGTTCTCAGGGATGATATGCAGACCCCTGGAACAATCTATACTTCACAAAGAGGGGCTTCTATGTCTGGAAAGCGTGTGCACATCCGGAAACAGTTCGTCTACCCGGTCTTGAGACCGATCGAGAACAGACTTCAGCAGATGGAAGTGACAGAAGATTCTTCACCATCGCCGCCATCCAATCCCCCCAAAAGGAAAAACCTGGAAGTAGATTCTGTCAAGAAGCCAAAGCAAGCATATTCAACTTCAGTGGTTAAATCAG ATGTTAAGAACCAAGGTAATGTTAAGGGTGCAGCAGGCGATCAATCATATGATGAGTGCAGCTTTCCAACGGAGAGACCTGGCTTCAATGCTTCTGATCTTGGGTGGGATATTGAGAATCCTACTCCTGGGTTACCCAAGACATGGGATGGCAATGGTATTCCCAACACAATCACCAGATACAAGGAG GATCAAAGGGTTAGTTGGCACACCACACCGTTCGAGGAAAGGCTACTGAAGGTGTTATCTGACGAGGAGCATCGCCCTCCAAGGTCATCTTCTTGCTTATCCAACCTTTTTTTCTCATGCACCATGGAACCATAA
- the LOC120704184 gene encoding uncharacterized protein LOC120704184 isoform X1, producing the protein MRRCAAAIARAVVAFLDAVLVGCLLSCFRPRPRRGSGSSDALVHGDRAAELTDGGGCDEEEELRLEANYLKLCGTISETPAELQTECDNMPTAVAATNWASLFETTSEGCEENHAPSELSIEDTQHLPGVELVPDAAFLGKSLFQNMQHKQADCSGSPFATPLVLRDDMQTPGTIYTSQRGASMSGKRVHIRKQFVYPVLRPIENRLQQMEVTEDSSPSPPSNPPKRKNLEVDSVKKPKQAYSTSVVKSGLSETSSSFSRQVKEALSPEELLDSGELSNTKSGEKNAAFSLCHWVKSSSTTDVKNQGNVKGAAGDQSYDECSFPTERPGFNASDLGWDIENPTPGLPKTWDGNGIPNTITRYKEDQRVSWHTTPFEERLLKVLSDEEHRPPRSSSCLSNLFFSCTMEP; encoded by the exons ATGCgccggtgcgcggcggcgatcgCGAGGGCGGTGGTGGCGTTCCTCGACGCCGTCCTCGTGGGCTGCCTCCTCTCGTGCTtccgcccgcgcccccgccgcggctccggctccagc GATGCGCTCGTGCACGGGGATCGGGCCGCGGAGTTGACTGATGGTGGTGGCTGTGATGAGGAGGAGGAACTTAGGCTCGAG GCCAATTACCTCAAGTTATGTGGCACTATATCTGAAACTCCAGCTGAGCTTCAAACTGAG TGTGATAACATGCCAACCGCTGTAGCAGCAACCAACTGGGCATCACTATTTGAAACTACATCTGAAGG ATGTGAGGAGAATCATGCACCGTCTGAACTGAGCATTGAAGATACCCAGCATCTTCCGGGAGTTGAATTAGTTCCTGATGCAGCTTTCTTGGGAAAGAGCCTGTTTCAGAACATGCAACACAAGCAGGCTGATTGTAGTGGTTCACCCTTTGCAACTCCTTTAGTTCTCAGGGATGATATGCAGACCCCTGGAACAATCTATACTTCACAAAGAGGGGCTTCTATGTCTGGAAAGCGTGTGCACATCCGGAAACAGTTCGTCTACCCGGTCTTGAGACCGATCGAGAACAGACTTCAGCAGATGGAAGTGACAGAAGATTCTTCACCATCGCCGCCATCCAATCCCCCCAAAAGGAAAAACCTGGAAGTAGATTCTGTCAAGAAGCCAAAGCAAGCATATTCAACTTCAGTGGTTAAATCAGGTTTGTCCGAAACATCATCATCATTTTCACGCCAGGTAAAAGAAGCACTCTCTCCTGAGGAGTTATTGGATAGCGGAGAACTATCAAATACCAAGTCAGGTGAAAAGAATGCTGCATTTAGCCTGTGCCACTGGGTGAAATCTTCCTCCACTACAGATGTTAAGAACCAAGGTAATGTTAAGGGTGCAGCAGGCGATCAATCATATGATGAGTGCAGCTTTCCAACGGAGAGACCTGGCTTCAATGCTTCTGATCTTGGGTGGGATATTGAGAATCCTACTCCTGGGTTACCCAAGACATGGGATGGCAATGGTATTCCCAACACAATCACCAGATACAAGGAG GATCAAAGGGTTAGTTGGCACACCACACCGTTCGAGGAAAGGCTACTGAAGGTGTTATCTGACGAGGAGCATCGCCCTCCAAGGTCATCTTCTTGCTTATCCAACCTTTTTTTCTCATGCACCATGGAACCATAA